The proteins below are encoded in one region of Aquisphaera giovannonii:
- a CDS encoding serine/threonine-protein kinase: protein MIGIGTTLKQRYLLEKELGRGGMGAVYSATDQVLARKVAIKLLKEQGGDEVGKRLRVEARIAARLLHDNVVRIYDFDEDDGISYLIMEEVDGTSYVKRWRSLTLAERLRILAQVADALDYAHHQGVIHRDIKPGNVLLTATDVPKLSDFGLSLLAEQSDEAGAIRGTPHYMSPEQAKGKRLDFRTDLYSLGVMLYESAVGVVPFLGSATAVMASHVGVPPPRPSERNAAIPATLERLILDLLAKVPADRPPSGAAVAEALRQEVDRFGGQGPQPDEAAAAPPVPAGPDLAALARIEEEAGALEPAGPARPPTPSPPRAVAPARPAPPPANAADLVASPMVRSMLRQVLAEPVILQPEERYLMGYYLAHLLIGARRLGILQRRKADRRNADRARLLLAMTYALSCGPTEESVKEAAALLDQQVEVRPALSPVVVAKYLEWRDGAPHRRLFRRTRKALLEASSYARKSMVDAKGVLNPGLMPQSLDDLRKIAPARTVVDDVLVERWNRLAEIWREQPAFRIAALRYASPLAYRDPASQALWPEVVYPVIELARWQRRFRSRAEAVWDALVGKLLHVGDAGFRLDRLLERSVPARVVAQIDDSVNLLARKPPPAVDEDEEDFDAGADEADRLSVAVSGNPIDIDELADDARSGQSRAFVPLAQPDPLRFLQGQLHELWKEAVNALQSQARPAPGRPSPTGHRHIAVGPYRLVVVASIRGRAAGQVAIQGMANKQVEMTTPSFRTTGSAAKPILAIWPYKDNSLVVTHLDFQGATKYILWHAPRAHQLRFDVPEDLLRELQALGMEPPEQLDKALSRWYRPSNKV from the coding sequence GTGATCGGGATCGGCACGACGCTCAAGCAGCGATATCTGCTGGAGAAGGAACTGGGCCGCGGGGGCATGGGGGCGGTCTACTCGGCGACCGACCAGGTCCTGGCGCGGAAGGTCGCCATCAAGCTGCTGAAGGAGCAGGGGGGCGACGAGGTCGGCAAGCGCCTGCGCGTGGAGGCCCGGATCGCGGCCCGGCTCCTGCACGACAACGTCGTGCGGATCTACGACTTCGACGAGGATGACGGCATCTCCTACCTCATCATGGAGGAGGTCGACGGCACCAGCTACGTCAAGCGGTGGCGCTCGCTCACCCTGGCCGAGCGGCTGCGGATCCTCGCCCAGGTGGCCGATGCCCTGGATTATGCCCACCATCAGGGCGTGATCCACCGCGACATCAAGCCGGGGAACGTGCTGCTGACGGCCACGGACGTCCCCAAGCTCTCCGACTTCGGCCTCTCCCTGCTGGCGGAGCAGTCCGACGAGGCGGGGGCGATCCGGGGGACGCCCCATTACATGAGCCCGGAGCAGGCCAAGGGCAAGCGGCTCGACTTCCGGACGGACCTGTACTCGCTGGGCGTGATGCTCTACGAGTCGGCCGTCGGCGTGGTCCCGTTCCTGGGGAGCGCGACGGCCGTCATGGCGAGCCACGTCGGGGTACCTCCGCCGCGCCCGTCGGAACGGAACGCGGCGATCCCCGCGACGCTCGAGCGGCTGATCCTCGACCTCCTCGCCAAGGTGCCGGCCGACCGGCCCCCCAGCGGGGCCGCGGTCGCGGAGGCCCTCCGCCAGGAAGTGGATCGGTTTGGCGGGCAGGGCCCCCAGCCGGACGAGGCCGCCGCAGCCCCGCCGGTCCCCGCGGGGCCGGACCTCGCCGCCCTCGCTCGCATCGAAGAAGAAGCCGGCGCCCTTGAGCCCGCCGGTCCCGCCCGCCCGCCGACGCCATCGCCCCCACGCGCCGTCGCCCCCGCGCGGCCGGCCCCTCCTCCGGCCAACGCGGCCGACCTGGTCGCCTCTCCGATGGTGCGCTCCATGCTCCGGCAGGTGCTCGCCGAGCCGGTTATCCTCCAGCCGGAGGAACGATATCTCATGGGCTACTACCTGGCCCACCTGCTGATCGGCGCGAGGCGGCTGGGGATCCTGCAGCGACGCAAGGCCGATCGCCGCAACGCCGATCGGGCCCGACTCCTGCTCGCCATGACCTATGCCCTCTCTTGCGGCCCCACGGAGGAGTCCGTCAAGGAGGCCGCCGCCCTGCTCGACCAGCAGGTCGAGGTCCGGCCCGCTCTCTCCCCGGTGGTTGTCGCCAAGTACCTGGAATGGCGAGACGGCGCGCCCCACCGCCGGCTCTTCCGGCGGACGCGGAAGGCTCTCCTCGAAGCGAGCTCCTATGCACGCAAGTCGATGGTCGATGCGAAGGGGGTGCTGAATCCCGGCCTGATGCCGCAGAGCCTGGATGACCTCCGCAAGATCGCGCCGGCGCGGACGGTGGTGGACGACGTGCTCGTGGAGCGATGGAACCGCCTCGCGGAAATCTGGCGCGAGCAGCCCGCGTTCCGCATCGCGGCCCTCCGATACGCCAGCCCGCTGGCGTATCGCGACCCGGCCAGCCAGGCCCTATGGCCGGAGGTCGTCTATCCCGTGATCGAGCTGGCCCGCTGGCAGCGCCGGTTCCGTTCGCGCGCGGAGGCGGTCTGGGACGCCCTGGTCGGCAAGCTCCTCCACGTCGGAGACGCCGGATTCCGCCTCGATCGCCTGCTGGAGCGGTCGGTGCCCGCCCGGGTCGTCGCCCAGATCGACGACTCGGTCAACCTCCTGGCCAGGAAGCCCCCGCCGGCCGTCGACGAGGATGAGGAGGACTTCGACGCGGGGGCCGACGAGGCCGATCGCCTGAGCGTCGCGGTCTCCGGCAACCCGATCGACATCGACGAACTCGCCGACGATGCCCGCTCCGGCCAGTCGAGGGCGTTCGTCCCCCTGGCGCAGCCCGACCCGCTCCGCTTCCTCCAGGGCCAGCTCCACGAACTCTGGAAGGAGGCCGTGAACGCCTTGCAGAGCCAGGCACGCCCTGCCCCGGGCCGCCCCTCGCCCACGGGCCACCGGCACATCGCGGTGGGGCCGTATCGGCTCGTCGTCGTGGCCTCGATCCGCGGCCGTGCCGCCGGCCAGGTCGCCATCCAGGGGATGGCCAACAAGCAGGTGGAGATGACCACGCCCTCGTTCCGCACCACCGGCTCGGCGGCCAAGCCGATCCTGGCGATCTGGCCCTACAAGGACAACAGCCTCGTCGTCACGCACCTCGACTTCCAGGGCGCCACGAAGTACATCCTCTGGCACGCCCCCCGGGCCCACCAGCTCCGCTTCGACGTCCCCGAGGACCTCCTCCGGGAGCTCCAGGCCCTGGGCATGGAGCCCCCCGAGCAACTCGACAAGGCCCTCTCCCGCTGGTATCGCCCGAGCAACAAGGTCTGA
- a CDS encoding HAAS signaling domain-containing protein codes for MMIPVPVAGRVSGALRGLIDSRLDTIDRMLLGRLPRSERLDIVREVESQVYELLEERAEQGGGELCREDVLAVLARLDPPEAYLLVAEDGEETPAMRLARSPRGERPRPAAGRPPDPADGRLARTSGILGIVGLVFSLLQFPLIEVVGDLFRVPEAIVYGVWFVLTAAVFVLGTLGIVLAGRAGLRRPWAVAGLILGILDVLASLVLAAFGISGG; via the coding sequence ATGATGATTCCGGTGCCGGTGGCGGGGCGGGTCTCGGGCGCCCTTCGGGGGCTGATTGACTCGCGGCTGGACACGATCGATCGGATGCTCCTGGGCCGGCTCCCCCGGTCGGAGCGGCTCGACATCGTCCGCGAGGTGGAATCGCAGGTCTACGAACTGCTGGAGGAGCGGGCGGAGCAGGGGGGAGGTGAACTCTGCCGGGAGGATGTCCTGGCCGTGCTCGCCCGGCTCGACCCGCCGGAGGCCTATCTCCTGGTCGCGGAGGACGGCGAGGAGACGCCCGCGATGCGGCTCGCGAGGTCGCCCCGCGGCGAACGTCCTCGGCCTGCGGCGGGCCGCCCCCCGGACCCGGCCGATGGCCGGCTGGCGCGCACGAGCGGCATCCTCGGGATCGTGGGGCTGGTCTTCTCGCTGCTGCAATTCCCCCTGATCGAGGTCGTCGGGGACCTATTCCGGGTTCCTGAGGCGATCGTCTACGGGGTCTGGTTCGTCCTCACCGCCGCGGTCTTCGTGCTCGGGACGCTGGGGATCGTCCTGGCCGGCCGCGCGGGCCTTCGCAGGCCTTGGGCCGTCGCCGGGCTCATCCTTGGCATTCTGGATGTGTTAGCTTCCCTCGTCCTGGCGGCCTTCGGGATCAGTGGCGGATGA
- a CDS encoding LysM peptidoglycan-binding domain-containing protein, producing the protein MSELESGRDAESDPIVNQGEAEAPTNLARGGLEDDELAGREAPREDGGEGDEGDAEDSGPGAGGRIAVRLLAGLGPAAKAAGAFSLQGLSLVRRYPRGVLAAGLSAAILGGVLVLRPGKGGRDPANQIGGAGGQGSSSSGQGEKPGVDGAKGSTEAPPPETAPAVVAGDPTPTPPKGDAPAPKPDSPTQAAADAGKQPEPGAGPSLPPLPAGGADPEKAAGAEPPARDRVDDLISGAGEPTSPTKSDAAPVAAGTAPAPAPAASTGEPVKLTAGEATPGLPPIDAPGSAPGSPDPTHPTVAGAAAPPASGLADLSASPGLESGPGPASQEAIASPPLMELAAADVKPGTPPPATAASTAAPAPAPAATPGTTDPATVPAPAPSTAPAPALSTPPAVEKDAKPAPIAEPVLTPTGGKPLEPPKPPAEKTDKPAQAGLDAAPPAAAPAASDLGPAAPPAAAPAASDLGPAAPPPSAPAPSVSPAPAPVATSAPDHGPEAGVPAVHPADHAPAPSSPPASLPSAELTIPPAGSPGPAAVSAPAPAPGGIPPLKSIGDASPSPDRGGGDRDAAGSPLPPRDDRAAEDGKGVALPAATTSPEPGPAATPAPSAPPQQTEEAPPKALSADDLAKQGWVPIKSSGGENIHDVQREMTGMGDGSPIDPGAHADKEQAFETEIPAPARNNVQAPVRPAAPRPASTSRLAAAPGDGRAETVLHTVRANENFWTISRTYYNSGRFYRALWKANSDKVPVIDKLYRGTVIRIPPEEDLEVAFIDPPGAVARTAVAGTEATAGRAGRARQDPEIDRSEARTGPGAPAGRDGVPIRRARRADTDLDLPDSASDADDAQPASPRSGRSANARRAFRDEGDPEPRPRAPADRPIYKVRPNDTLRMIARDTLGDARRADEILDLNRDVVDDPSRLVPGQLLELPEDARPARTRKR; encoded by the coding sequence ATGTCCGAACTCGAATCAGGCAGGGACGCCGAGTCCGATCCCATCGTGAACCAAGGCGAGGCCGAGGCCCCTACGAACCTCGCCCGCGGCGGGCTCGAGGATGACGAGCTCGCCGGGCGTGAGGCCCCTCGCGAGGACGGGGGCGAAGGGGATGAGGGGGATGCCGAGGACTCGGGCCCCGGGGCCGGCGGCCGGATCGCCGTGCGCCTGCTGGCCGGGCTCGGCCCCGCCGCGAAGGCGGCCGGTGCATTCTCGCTCCAGGGCCTGAGCCTGGTCAGGCGCTATCCGCGGGGCGTGCTCGCCGCGGGGCTCTCCGCGGCGATCCTCGGCGGGGTGCTCGTCCTCCGGCCGGGCAAGGGGGGGCGCGACCCGGCCAATCAGATCGGGGGGGCCGGCGGCCAGGGCTCGTCCTCGAGCGGCCAGGGCGAGAAGCCCGGGGTTGACGGGGCGAAGGGCTCAACGGAAGCCCCTCCGCCAGAGACCGCACCGGCCGTCGTCGCCGGCGATCCGACGCCCACGCCGCCGAAGGGCGACGCACCGGCCCCGAAGCCGGATTCGCCAACCCAGGCCGCTGCGGACGCGGGCAAGCAGCCGGAACCCGGCGCCGGCCCGTCGCTGCCTCCCCTGCCCGCGGGCGGAGCCGATCCGGAGAAGGCGGCCGGTGCGGAGCCGCCTGCCAGAGACCGCGTGGATGACCTGATCAGCGGGGCGGGGGAGCCAACCTCGCCGACGAAGTCCGACGCCGCCCCCGTGGCGGCGGGCACCGCGCCCGCGCCGGCCCCGGCTGCGTCGACCGGCGAGCCCGTCAAGCTGACCGCCGGCGAAGCCACCCCGGGCTTGCCGCCGATCGACGCGCCAGGCTCGGCTCCGGGCTCCCCGGATCCGACGCATCCGACCGTCGCCGGCGCGGCGGCCCCGCCCGCCAGTGGCCTGGCCGACCTGAGCGCCTCCCCGGGACTCGAGAGCGGACCCGGCCCCGCAAGCCAGGAGGCCATCGCGTCTCCTCCGCTGATGGAACTCGCCGCCGCCGACGTGAAGCCAGGCACGCCCCCGCCCGCCACCGCGGCCTCGACTGCGGCCCCGGCCCCGGCCCCGGCGGCGACTCCTGGGACGACGGATCCGGCCACGGTCCCGGCCCCGGCACCTTCAACGGCCCCGGCTCCGGCCTTGAGCACACCCCCCGCGGTTGAGAAGGACGCAAAACCGGCACCCATCGCGGAGCCAGTCCTCACGCCGACGGGCGGGAAGCCGCTGGAGCCGCCGAAGCCGCCGGCCGAGAAGACGGATAAGCCGGCGCAGGCTGGACTCGACGCCGCGCCGCCCGCCGCCGCTCCGGCTGCCTCGGACCTCGGCCCGGCCGCGCCGCCCGCCGCCGCTCCGGCTGCCTCGGACCTCGGCCCGGCCGCGCCGCCGCCGTCGGCTCCCGCCCCTTCCGTATCGCCGGCTCCCGCGCCGGTCGCGACCTCGGCACCCGATCACGGGCCGGAGGCGGGCGTACCGGCGGTGCACCCCGCGGATCACGCGCCAGCTCCATCCTCACCTCCAGCGTCGCTGCCCTCGGCCGAGCTGACCATCCCGCCGGCCGGCTCACCAGGCCCCGCCGCGGTCTCGGCGCCCGCACCCGCCCCGGGCGGGATCCCGCCGCTGAAGTCGATCGGCGATGCCAGCCCGAGCCCGGACAGGGGCGGAGGGGATCGCGATGCGGCCGGTTCGCCCCTGCCTCCCCGCGACGATCGCGCCGCCGAGGACGGGAAGGGAGTCGCACTGCCCGCGGCCACGACCTCGCCCGAGCCCGGCCCCGCGGCTACGCCCGCGCCGAGCGCCCCTCCGCAACAGACCGAGGAGGCCCCGCCGAAGGCCCTGTCCGCGGACGACCTGGCGAAGCAAGGTTGGGTGCCGATCAAGAGCTCCGGGGGGGAGAATATCCATGACGTCCAGCGCGAGATGACAGGCATGGGCGACGGATCGCCCATCGATCCGGGGGCCCATGCCGACAAGGAGCAGGCCTTCGAGACCGAAATCCCCGCGCCCGCGAGGAATAACGTGCAAGCCCCCGTGCGTCCCGCGGCTCCGAGGCCGGCTTCGACGTCCCGGCTCGCCGCGGCACCGGGCGATGGCAGGGCCGAGACGGTGCTCCACACGGTGCGTGCGAACGAGAACTTCTGGACGATCTCCCGGACGTATTACAACTCCGGCCGATTCTACCGGGCCCTCTGGAAAGCCAACTCCGACAAGGTCCCCGTCATCGACAAGCTCTACCGCGGCACCGTGATCCGGATCCCCCCCGAGGAGGATCTGGAGGTTGCGTTCATCGACCCGCCGGGTGCCGTCGCCCGCACGGCCGTCGCGGGCACGGAGGCGACCGCGGGCAGGGCCGGCCGCGCGCGACAAGATCCGGAAATTGACCGCTCCGAGGCACGCACGGGCCCGGGGGCCCCCGCCGGGCGAGACGGCGTCCCGATCCGTCGCGCCCGCAGGGCGGACACGGACCTGGACCTGCCCGACTCGGCGTCCGACGCCGACGATGCCCAACCGGCTTCGCCCAGGTCCGGCCGCTCCGCGAACGCCCGTCGCGCCTTCCGCGACGAGGGCGATCCGGAGCCCCGCCCCAGGGCTCCCGCCGACCGGCCCATCTACAAGGTCCGGCCGAACGACACGCTGCGGATGATCGCCCGCGATACCCTGGGAGACGCCCGCCGTGCCGACGAGATCCTCGATCTGAACCGCGACGTCGTCGACGACCCCTCGCGATTGGTCCCGGGTCAGCTCCTGGAGCTCCCCGAGGACGCCCGGCCGGCCCGCACTCGCAAACGCTGA
- a CDS encoding PEP-CTERM sorting domain-containing protein, with translation MRRRIPHCDRFRLAAWIIVPFRGRARLALGLTLALVQGAVPMPGSTALAASKKAAASVLTGPVVLDGDGRPLRLPTSVSSAGVVLQSNRTPSYLAYRVSNPRALDSSIPTVATHAGAATTGPLYFNPAVKGQLAVALAASSSVAVNNGKSTTLLQPIPPIFSSATSNGKVLAWLASQAAASRNTADGAAASSGAPSSKTTTPAAENLLSPNSIVNSITGNSLVKDIQSLISQGPKGASKWNQESLDALKEQLRLHALDGVTTPSAARAGTTVAAAQELSPPGSDGASAVQPAPVPEPGSFVVFGLAASALAARAWSRRREASRISR, from the coding sequence ATGAGACGTCGAATCCCGCACTGCGATCGGTTCCGGCTCGCCGCCTGGATCATCGTCCCGTTCCGGGGCCGTGCCCGGCTGGCGCTCGGGCTGACCCTGGCCCTGGTGCAGGGGGCGGTCCCGATGCCCGGCAGCACGGCCCTGGCCGCGAGCAAGAAGGCGGCAGCCAGCGTCCTGACCGGCCCCGTGGTCCTGGACGGGGATGGCCGGCCGCTACGGCTCCCGACCAGCGTCAGCTCGGCGGGGGTGGTGCTCCAGTCCAACCGGACGCCGTCCTACCTGGCTTACCGCGTCTCGAATCCCAGGGCACTGGACTCATCCATCCCCACGGTGGCCACCCACGCCGGTGCCGCGACGACGGGGCCGCTGTACTTCAATCCGGCCGTGAAGGGCCAGCTCGCCGTCGCGCTCGCCGCCAGCTCCAGCGTCGCGGTCAACAACGGCAAGAGCACGACCCTGCTCCAGCCGATCCCGCCGATCTTCTCCTCGGCCACGAGCAACGGCAAGGTCCTGGCCTGGCTGGCCTCCCAGGCGGCCGCCAGCCGGAACACGGCCGACGGGGCCGCCGCGTCGAGCGGTGCGCCGAGTTCGAAGACCACGACCCCGGCCGCCGAGAACCTCCTGAGCCCCAACAGCATCGTCAACTCGATCACGGGCAACAGCCTGGTCAAGGACATCCAGAGCCTGATCTCCCAAGGGCCCAAGGGGGCGTCGAAATGGAATCAGGAGTCGCTCGATGCCCTGAAGGAACAGCTGCGGCTCCACGCCCTGGACGGCGTGACGACTCCCTCCGCCGCGCGGGCAGGCACCACCGTGGCGGCCGCACAGGAGTTGAGCCCGCCGGGCTCGGACGGGGCGTCGGCGGTCCAGCCGGCGCCGGTCCCCGAGCCGGGCTCGTTCGTGGTCTTCGGCCTCGCCGCCTCGGCGCTCGCCGCCCGCGCGTGGTCTCGTCGCCGTGAGGCGTCGCGAATCTCGCGGTGA
- the trhA gene encoding PAQR family membrane homeostasis protein TrhA produces the protein MPTLLREPTSAASHGVGFLLAVGLTWLFWHRCAARSRAAASAGDDPTLAFERGKLVSMLIFGLSLMLCYGASGLYHGADADGRTLATLRRLDHVGIYLLIAGTYTPGVWGLMRGRWRRRTLQVVWAFALCCASRTWLGGVPTRWISTTIYLVMGWGVLICYRELARGLGHRALLPLPVGGVFYSLGALINLSGWPGPSPAAFGAHEVFHLFVLAGTACHVWFMLRVVVPAAAPAPAPVMRGVPRRRDWRPAGLGRRFSLEAGEASPRPMSPDRLPRPGRAPQGPRETSPGVEAGPDRP, from the coding sequence ATGCCGACCCTGCTTCGGGAGCCGACGAGTGCCGCCAGCCACGGCGTGGGTTTCCTCCTCGCCGTCGGCCTGACCTGGCTCTTCTGGCATCGCTGCGCCGCGAGGTCGCGGGCCGCCGCGTCCGCGGGCGACGACCCGACTCTCGCGTTCGAGAGGGGTAAGCTCGTCTCGATGCTGATTTTCGGGCTAAGCCTGATGCTGTGCTATGGCGCAAGCGGGCTGTACCACGGGGCCGATGCGGATGGTCGGACCCTCGCCACGCTCCGCAGGCTCGACCACGTCGGGATCTACCTGCTGATCGCCGGGACCTACACGCCGGGCGTCTGGGGCCTCATGCGCGGCCGATGGCGGCGGCGGACATTGCAGGTCGTCTGGGCGTTCGCCCTCTGCTGCGCGTCGAGGACCTGGCTCGGCGGGGTACCGACCCGATGGATCTCGACGACGATCTACCTGGTGATGGGGTGGGGCGTCCTGATCTGCTATCGAGAACTCGCCAGGGGGCTGGGGCATCGCGCCCTGCTGCCGCTCCCGGTCGGCGGCGTCTTCTATAGCCTCGGGGCCCTGATCAACCTCTCGGGCTGGCCGGGGCCGAGCCCCGCCGCGTTCGGGGCCCATGAGGTCTTCCACCTGTTCGTGCTGGCGGGCACGGCCTGCCACGTGTGGTTCATGCTCCGCGTGGTGGTCCCCGCGGCAGCTCCGGCGCCCGCACCCGTCATGAGGGGAGTGCCGCGGCGGCGGGACTGGCGGCCGGCAGGCCTGGGCCGCCGGTTCTCGCTGGAGGCGGGCGAGGCGAGCCCGCGGCCCATGTCCCCGGATCGCCTTCCGAGGCCGGGCCGCGCCCCCCAAGGGCCCCGCGAGACGTCCCCCGGCGTCGAGGCCGGGCCGGACCGCCCCTAG
- a CDS encoding C1 family peptidase: MGATIPPQIVTGWLGIDSSQRACAGPFQGLAAAAPHLMGDTPTSPVLLYKAWREVLGKDPDYPAQQIGDCVSFGHGHANDLLQCVEISLGEAAEFRETDTEFIYGTSREAAGILGRGDGSYGAAAVKAMTTVGVVSREMLGADGAYSGGRARAWGRAGVPEAIKRQAAPYKLGSAALVSSWDELVAALVNGYPVTICSNQGFSLHRDRDGFCPAQGVWGHCMLIAGVRFDRPGACILQSWGPDTPDGPTALDQPTFSFWADRRVVERILAAGDSWALSRAAAFVSRPLPPRWGYNLAA; encoded by the coding sequence ATGGGCGCGACGATCCCACCGCAAATCGTGACCGGCTGGCTCGGCATCGACTCCAGCCAGAGGGCCTGTGCCGGCCCCTTCCAGGGCCTGGCGGCGGCCGCGCCCCACCTGATGGGCGACACGCCGACGAGCCCGGTCCTGCTGTATAAGGCCTGGCGCGAGGTGCTGGGCAAGGACCCGGACTACCCGGCGCAGCAGATCGGGGATTGCGTCTCGTTCGGCCACGGCCATGCCAATGACCTCCTGCAGTGCGTCGAGATCAGCCTGGGCGAGGCGGCCGAGTTCCGGGAGACGGACACGGAGTTCATCTATGGGACATCCCGCGAGGCCGCCGGCATCCTGGGCCGGGGTGACGGCTCGTACGGGGCGGCGGCCGTCAAGGCGATGACGACGGTGGGCGTGGTCAGCCGCGAGATGCTCGGCGCCGATGGCGCCTACAGCGGCGGCCGGGCCCGTGCCTGGGGCCGCGCCGGCGTGCCGGAGGCCATCAAGAGGCAGGCCGCGCCCTACAAGCTCGGCTCCGCCGCCCTGGTCTCGAGCTGGGATGAGTTGGTCGCGGCGCTCGTCAACGGCTACCCGGTGACCATCTGCTCCAACCAGGGCTTCTCGCTGCATCGCGACCGCGACGGATTCTGTCCGGCCCAGGGCGTGTGGGGGCACTGCATGCTGATCGCCGGCGTGCGGTTCGACCGCCCCGGCGCGTGCATACTCCAAAGCTGGGGCCCCGACACCCCGGACGGCCCGACGGCCCTCGACCAGCCGACCTTCTCGTTCTGGGCCGACCGCCGAGTGGTGGAGCGGATCCTCGCGGCCGGCGACTCCTGGGCCCTGTCCAGGGCCGCCGCCTTCGTGAGCCGGCCGCTCCCTCCCCGGTGGGGCTACAACCTGGCGGCCTGA
- a CDS encoding helix-turn-helix domain-containing protein, whose amino-acid sequence MERETTTTVERLDDPRCRRAMAYINERLGEEISVARLAQVAGLSPYHFLRVFKRATGRSPHRYIIEQRVNRAADLLRDPRRTIVEVAYEVGFCSQSHLTVVFRRFMKTTPAAYRDEMLRLDGMMRAERATG is encoded by the coding sequence GTGGAACGGGAAACGACGACGACCGTGGAGCGTCTGGATGATCCCCGCTGCCGTCGCGCGATGGCGTACATCAACGAACGACTCGGCGAGGAGATCTCGGTGGCGAGGCTGGCCCAGGTGGCGGGCCTCAGCCCTTATCACTTCCTCCGCGTATTCAAGCGGGCGACGGGTCGCAGTCCCCACCGCTACATCATCGAGCAGCGGGTCAACCGCGCCGCGGACTTGCTGCGCGACCCGCGGCGGACCATCGTGGAAGTCGCCTATGAGGTGGGGTTCTGCTCGCAGAGCCACCTGACCGTCGTCTTCCGACGGTTCATGAAGACCACCCCCGCCGCCTACCGCGACGAGATGCTCCGCCTCGACGGCATGATGCGGGCCGAGCGGGCCACCGGCTGA
- a CDS encoding response regulator has product MAHDDSMATPRILSVGQCGFDGSTIADHLSKHLGARVEAAEGLDEARRRLAAGTFRLVLVNRILDADGSSGIDLIRALKQDPDAAVAALPVMLVSNLPDAQSEAREAGAVPGFGKSELKRPETLERIREVLGA; this is encoded by the coding sequence ATGGCACACGACGACTCGATGGCGACCCCGCGCATCCTCAGCGTGGGCCAATGCGGCTTCGACGGCTCCACGATCGCGGATCATCTGTCGAAGCACCTCGGCGCGCGGGTGGAGGCCGCCGAGGGCCTGGATGAGGCCCGTCGTCGGCTGGCCGCCGGGACCTTCCGGCTCGTCCTCGTCAATCGGATCCTGGACGCGGACGGCTCATCGGGGATCGACCTGATCCGGGCGTTGAAGCAGGATCCGGACGCGGCCGTCGCCGCGCTTCCCGTCATGCTCGTGAGCAACCTTCCCGACGCCCAGTCGGAGGCACGCGAGGCGGGGGCGGTGCCCGGCTTCGGCAAGTCCGAGCTCAAACGGCCGGAGACCCTGGAGCGGATCCGCGAGGTGCTGGGCGCCTGA
- a CDS encoding PadR family transcriptional regulator, with protein sequence MRKGLVELAVLATISREETYGYRIVEHLRGREGLAFTESTIYPVLARLAREGALAVRVEPSRMGPPRRHYRLTSAGSRRLMAMEERWRVVSASISRLLGHDEHMKEKRDDDSGAGGGAGLGRPSGAD encoded by the coding sequence TTGCGAAAGGGCCTGGTCGAGCTGGCCGTGCTGGCGACGATCTCCCGCGAGGAGACCTACGGGTATCGGATCGTCGAGCATCTCCGGGGGCGAGAAGGGCTGGCGTTCACGGAGAGCACGATCTACCCGGTGCTGGCCCGCCTGGCTCGGGAGGGCGCGCTGGCGGTCCGGGTCGAGCCGTCGCGGATGGGCCCCCCCCGCCGCCATTACAGGCTGACCTCGGCCGGGAGCAGGCGGCTCATGGCCATGGAGGAGAGGTGGCGCGTCGTCTCCGCGTCGATCTCGAGATTGCTCGGACATGATGAGCACATGAAGGAGAAACGAGATGATGATTCCGGTGCCGGTGGCGGGGCGGGTCTCGGGCGCCCTTCGGGGGCTGATTGA